A section of the Bifidobacteriaceae bacterium genome encodes:
- a CDS encoding helix-turn-helix transcriptional regulator has translation MSKNLRLKSARAALDLTQAELADRVGVSRQTVNAIEKGDYNPTVRLCLALCHALGKTLDDLFWEDPQ, from the coding sequence GTGAGCAAGAATCTGCGGCTCAAGTCGGCCCGGGCGGCGTTGGATCTGACCCAGGCCGAACTGGCGGACCGGGTTGGCGTCTCGCGCCAGACGGTCAACGCGATCGAGAAGGGCGACTACAACCCCACCGTCCGGTTGTGCCTGGCCCTGTGCCACGCGCTCGGCAAGACCCTTGACGACCTGTTCTGGGAGGACCCCCAATGA